TTTTCAACGATTTTCACCGCTAACTTTGATCTGCACGATGACAACCATTAGCAACGGTaagaattttatcaaaattctacAACTTCTGATaaaaaacaactcaaatttcTCACAACAGCACCGAAACCCGACGCCGGGCTCTTCATCATCCTGCCCGAGCGGGAACCGACGCTGGCCCACCGGATGTTGGTGTACGTGCACAGCCGGGGTGCCATAGCCAGGGCGCGGGGTCTCGCCTTTTGGGAGATGTTCCGGCGCGCGAATCGGGACGTGCGCCAGCTCAAACCGTCCGAGTTGCGGTTTATGTTCTTCGCGGAGGTGCTGCACGAGCCGGACTACTGCGACGAGCCGACCTTCTACGACGGGTGGTACGACGAGGAGCAACGCCAGCTGATCGAAGGTGGTCATGAGAGGGAGGGTTGAGTTTGTTAAGGGTAAATTTGGTTAAGTTTGAAACGTGTGCAATTCAAATAAAGTTGGTTACTAAAgattaaaaaactgtttttttgatggAGCAACTTAAATAAAGTGAGTTTTTAAAATAGCATAATCAGTTCACCCAGTTCTGACAAGAAACCATAAAAAGTTGAGAAGataatagagaatttgcagcaaagctaaaagacacatgtcgccacctatgaataaatagcgtaaacctatgattttttgaaaaaatgtgttttcaccttcaaaatcaacattttttataaaacttatgccggattcggataagaaaaattatttccaacattttggtgtacaactttccaatatttgtttgatttttctatgagaaaactgtaaatttagaaaaagattgtaatttggactatttggcaagaaagtctgtcaaaaatcattaaaaattgttgaatatacgttaacacatctgttatcaactatata
This is a stretch of genomic DNA from Culex pipiens pallens isolate TS chromosome 1, TS_CPP_V2, whole genome shotgun sequence. It encodes these proteins:
- the LOC128092482 gene encoding uncharacterized protein LOC128092482; this encodes MTTISNAPKPDAGLFIILPEREPTLAHRMLVYVHSRGAIARARGLAFWEMFRRANRDVRQLKPSELRFMFFAEVLHEPDYCDEPTFYDGWYDEEQRQLIEGGHEREG